A window of the Zeugodacus cucurbitae isolate PBARC_wt_2022May chromosome 2, idZeuCucr1.2, whole genome shotgun sequence genome harbors these coding sequences:
- the LOC105213124 gene encoding eukaryotic translation initiation factor 2-alpha kinase, whose product MGIQKDLNVIKKCRKSLLQLTMITSIVAAATMTNILGSVGADNPVPINEPTLELNRRAAAIPYCDDDNTDHTIGRRLLYITTLDGRLSALDVSNGGKLRWSVPTGPGPLISSSIHRLELTNNGQFVRMIPSLSGGIYKFDGDSIDPIPITTENLLSSSAKFSDDLVISGGKETRTYGVSIRTGQLLYECSMNGCINSTDVRDPTTGSDQNGNTIGSDGAKMEHNPLIDDVIVVRRQTQTVRAVESRTGIERWNFSVGQHELNMIKPAECHDRPYSDMDMAMLDLDIKVVVPEGVICAFSKTNPNAMLWKYKFDHPIVSGWKMGADDDLETIDLFSSAQWIWDHADNIFDPPVPSMSPSIYLGMYDKQLYIQESVTLRREIDDQSNLYAHLTTDSPMSIIPWRPIPASSNSLALIRNAKALTDGNSLETSNDATILPTINEAIQGNELVPYNEEMFAVSAQSVLNASEFVNGNGFYLYSREDVNRNENPRCITDDQDETEDEEDDADVDDNEDGDDIGNAVNHTNRSVSDDLGFSLDDIDAPVKVVILSLWFWWKEVVVIALTTAVLVNLFLGQRQRQEVLVIERHVPVPTAYEATEQSTVALLGPTNVAVNGITNVSANVYRSLSESTTCSGEHFNSRFLSDFDLMRCLGRGGFGVVFEAKNKLDDCKYAVKRITLPNKKESRERVMREVKTLANCEHQNIVRYFQAWVETPPPGWQEEEDSKWLAHEMSMSIQIETPDGTTLPSFENASAPHNPPRRQLQVERKRQLLSWMSSLNNTDCGSEHEHDNCIIEDDDDDDSCIVFRSESQSLAMKCRDEESESDSEEESKTNSTKKDKQVNGKKLHTNSISIDIHSNSFDMSLPKNGKSIDYSQLSDSFQIEFVRSANGDETNEDSGCAGQTNGDVWTSKDLERSLNEDNNKTNSKSKKRPDSLELGKVAINMEHSNNSKALLPAAALLQTTPKPQQNKVYLYIQMQLCRKESLRDWLRENRCESRQSHIASIFHQIVDAVDYVHLKGLIHRDLKPSNIFFSQDGQIKIGDFGLVTDMSDIPNMVTKCGDTTGLPSCARHTQQVGTHLYMSPEQLRGQHYDFKVDIYSLGLIFFELLVYFSTEMERIKTLRNLRDGSYPQEFPHDYPKEHELLQLMLSKQPGERPATTELKIKLLDILKWPDFTVADGDPVAMVAAAARRFSRSRTFSSSNA is encoded by the exons ACTTTTGTATATAACAACACTAGACGGTCGATTGTCGGCGCTTGACGTCAGCAATGGTGGTAAATTACGTTGGAGCGTGCCAACCGGTCCCGGACCGCTCATATCGTCTAGTATACATCGTCTGGAATTGACAAATAATGGACAATTCGTGCGTATGATACCTTCCTTGAGTGGAGGCATTTATAAATTCGATGGCGACTCCATTGATCCCATACCGATAACCACCGAAAATTTGCTGAGCTCATCGGCGAAATTCTCCGATGATCTGGTCATTTCGGGTGGCAAGGAGACACGTACATATGGTGTATCCATACGTACGGGCCAGCTTTTGTACGAGTGTTCCATGAATGGCTGCATTAATTCGACAGATGTAAGAGATCCCACAACTGGCAGCGATCAAAATGGTAATACAATTGGTAGCGATGGTGCGAAAATGGAACACAATCCACTAATTGATGATGTGATTGTGGTGCGCCGACAGACACAAACTGTGCGCGCCGTGGAATCGCGCACCGGTATCGAACGTTGGAATTTCAGTGTGGGACAACACGAGTTGAATATGATTAAACCGGCGGAATGTCATGATCGTCCCTACAGCGACATGGACATGGCCATGCTGGATTTGGATATAAAGGTGGTGGTGCCGGAAGGTGTAATTTGCGCCTTCAGCAAGACAAATCCGAATGCAATGCTGTGGAAATATAAG TTTGATCATCCCATCGTGAGCGGTTGGAAGATGGGCGCAGATGATGATTTGGAAACAATCGATTTGTTTAGCTCCGCTCAGTGGATATGGGACCATGCAGATAACATATTCGATCCACCCGTACCCTCGATGAGCCCCTCGATTTACCTGGGCATGTATGATAAACAATTGTATATACAG GAATCAGTTACTTTGCGTCGTGAGATCGACGATCAGTCAAATTTATACGCACATCTAACAACCGACTCCCCGATGTCGATAATACCTTGGCGTCCCATACCAGCTAGCAGTAATTCATTGGCATTAATAAGGAATGCGAAGGCACTAACAGACGGCAATTCGCTGGAAACGTCAAATGACGCTACCATACTGCCGACCATAAATGAAGCTATACAGGGCAATGAATTAGTGCCTTATAATGAGGAAATGTTCGCGGTGTCAGCACAGTCTGTACTTAATGCCTCTGAGTTTGTGAATGGGAACGGTTTCTATTTATATTCTCGTGAGGATGTGAATCGAAATGAAAATCCACGCTGCATAACGGACGATCAAGACGAAACCGAAGATGAAGAAGATGACGCAGATGTAGATGATAATGAGGATGGTGATGATATTGGCAATGCTGTGAATCACACCAATCGTTCCGTTAGCGATGATTTGGGTTTTAGTCTTGACGATATCGATGCACCCGTCAAGGTAGTCATACTGTCACTATGGTTTTGGTGGAAGGAAGTGGTTGTCATCGCATTGACCACGGCAGTATTGGTGAATCTATTTCTGGGACAACGTCAGCGTCAAGAAGTTTTGGTAATTGAACGTCATGTGCCAGTACCCACCGCTTATGAGGCAACCGAACAGTCCACTGTAGCGCTATTGGGACCCACAAATGTCGCAGTGAATGGTATTACGAATGTTTCGGCCAATGTGTACCGTTCACTTTCGGAGTCTACCACTTGTTCGGGTGAGCACTTCAATTCGCGCTTCCTGAGTGATTTCGATTTGATGCGCTGTTTGGGGCGCGGCGGTTTCGGTGTTGTCTTCGAAGCGAAAAACAAATTGGATGACTGCAAATACGCTGTAAAGCGTATAACCTTGCCAAATAAGAAGGAATCACGCGAACGTGTCATGCGCGAGGTGAAGACCTTAGCCAATTGCGAACATCAAAATATCGTACGCTACTTTCAG GCTTGGGTTGAAACACCACCGCCTGGCTGGCAGGAGGAAGAGGACAGTAAGTGGTTGGCACACGAGATGTCCATGTCTATACAAATTGAGACGCCCGATGGCACAACACTGCCTTCCTTCGAGAATGCATCAGCGCCGCATAACCCACCGCGACGTCAGCTGCAGGTGGAGCGCAAACGTCAATTGCTCTCTTGGATGTCTAGTCTGAATAATACGGACTGTGGCTCCGAACATGAACATGACAATTGCATTATAGAAGATGATGACGACGATGATTCGTGCATTGTCTTTCGCTCAGAGTCACAATCGCTGGCAATGAAGTGTCGCGATGAAGAGAGCGAGAGCGACAGCGAAGAAGAAAGTAAGACGAATAGTACTAAAAAGGATAAGCAAGTGAATGGCAAGAAGTTGCATACCAATTCCATATCCATTGACATTCACTCCAATTCCTTTGATATGAGTTTGCCGAAAAATGGCAAGAGTATCGATTACTCACAACTCTCCGACTCCTTTCAAATTGAGTTTGTGCGTTCGGCGAATGGTGACGAAACTAATGAGGATAGCGGTTGTGCTGGCCAGACAAATGGCGACGTCTGGACTTCCAAAGATCTGGAACGTTCTTTAaatgaagacaacaacaaaactaactCTAAAAGCAAAAAACGTCCCGATTCCTTGGAGCTTGGTAAAGTTGCCATAAATATGGAGCATAGCAATAATAGTAAAGCACTACTGCCGGCCGCGGCATTGCTGCAGACCACACCGAAGCCGCAGCAAAATAAAGTCTATCTGTACATACAGATGCAGCTGTGCCGAAAAGAGAGTCTACGCGATTGGCTGCGCGAAAATCGCTGTGAGTCACGGCAAAGTCATATTGCCAGCATTTTCCATCAAATTGTCGACGCGGTCGACTATGTGCATTTAAAGGGTCTCATACATCGTGATCTCAAGCCCAGCAATATATTCTTCTCACAAGATGGCCAAATAAAAATCGGTGATTTTGGTCTCGTCACCGACATGTCGGACATACCGAATATGGTGACCAAGTGTGGCGACACCACCGGTCTGCCATCGTGTGCTCGTCACACACAACAAGTCGGCACACATCTGTATATGTCACCCGAACAACTGCGTGGCCAACACTACGACTTTAAGGTGGACATCTATTCGTTGGGCTTAATCTTCTTCGAATTGCTCGTGTACTTCAGCACCGAAATGGAGCGCATAAAAACGTTGCGCAATCTCAGAGATGGCAGCTATCCACAAGAGTTTCCACATGACTACCCCAAGGAACACGAGCTGCTGCAATTGATGTTGTCCAAACAACCCGGCGAGCGTCCGGCGACAACagagttgaaaattaaattactcgATATACTTAAATGGCCAGACTTCACTGTGGCTGACGGCGATCCTGTGGCtatggtggcggcggcggcgcgtCGTTTTAGCCGCAGTCGTACATTTAGCAGCAGTAATGCGTGA
- the LOC105213125 gene encoding uncharacterized protein LOC105213125: MNETRPQRFIILLCLFLVQQGGQGHTTEPKVRTGPAVSRLYRQQLTHMLNILDEDADPCEDFFAHACGYYNEVLSDVQQLSADSADEPMTVPPYLYNHEDRMLFFERNKENFGTPPGQLLATLYSSCKKRETLNKLYGRGPLSQWRRMLREVPFLAENARLYKSWPLLRIEWDELLTQHAYLDWLKLAAELAAHGVTSFVRIFFAEGTIFIAPVRARQDVRCESLKSWQAQLLPFRYTGGEQAAQVIASELRAFCRVLIGELPFDPELYTDNGGRNGSYDDSAHNSFSYEKYFKYFHGSLRFSEQDVCTAHEIYTDEQRLENISALIRSTHPSVLFNFVLWQAYVKLSYEDCFLLTEEFEPLLLSEYWNWDVFNTNFSRKVALATYLYHTTRFQEQRRAVLLGEQWDRFLYAKLQRSNFNLPRLLSTYAKTDLDPANLTEIYAIDKFVEGNFYGNLVTLRRRQLRNTFFTAYIDPEDYNHPIYFLRHFLHFTILTLQRPLFHYFATMGFDLWHKSDLLYNSDGYYTSMYCLERQSLLHYEDAPIFQLLGESQVADIFRFYRAFIESLRDYDFWLEGESFAFAEDFVLEHFQLTSKRIMFYAVAQLHCGRNDEWFSILINRSFMNMPQFATAFECEAESPMNPLVKCMINHCD; this comes from the coding sequence ATGAATGAAACGCGCCCGCAACGGTTTATTATTCTATTGTGTCTATTTTTAGTCCAACAAGGCGGCCAAGGTCACACGACCGAACCGAAAGTACGCACGGGACCCGCAGTCTCGCGTCTTTATCGGCAACAGCTCACCCATATGCTCAACATACTCGACGAGGATGCAGATCCGTGTGAAGATTTCTTTGCGCACGCTTGCGGCTACTACAACGAAGTGCTGAGCGACGTCCAGCAGCTGAGTGCGGATAGCGCTGATGAGCCGATGACAGTGCCTCCATATTTATATAACCACGAAGATCGTATGCTTTTCTTTGAGCGCAATAAAGAGAATTTCGGCACGCCACCGGGACAGTTGCTTGCCACGCTCTATAGTTCCTGTAAGAAACGCGAAACGCTCAACAAGTTGTACGGTCGTGGACCGCTTTCGCAATGGCGCCGCATGTTACGCGAAGTTCCCTTCCTCGCAGAGAATGCGCGGCTCTACAAGTCGTGGCCATTGCTGCGGATTGAATGGGACGAATTGCTGACGCAACATGCTTATCTAGATTGGTTAAAGTTAGCCGCAGAGTTGGCGGCACATGGCGTTACGAGTTTCGTACGTATTTTCTTTGCTGAGGGCACAATCTTTATTGCGCCGGTTAGAGCACGTCAAGATGTGCGCTGCGAATCGTTGAAGAGTTGGCAAGCGCAGTTGTTGCCATTCCGTTACACCGGCGGCGAACAGGCGGCGCAAGTGATCGCTAGCGAATTGCGAGCTTTTTGTCGAGTGCTTATCGGTGAATTACCTTTTGATCCTGAATTGTATACTGATAACGGTGGGCGAAACGGCAGTTACGATGATTCAGCACATAATTCGTTTAGCTacgagaaatattttaaatattttcatggaAGTTTGCGTTTCAGCGAACAAGATGTGTGCACTGCTCATGAGATATATACCGACGAGCAGCGGCTAGAGAATATATCAGCGCTTATACGTTCAACACATCCAAGTGTGCTCTTCAATTTCGTGCTTTGGCAGGCCTATGTAAAGCTAAGTTATGAAGACTGCTTTCTGTTGACTGAAGAGTTTGAACCGCTGCTGTTGTCCGAGTACTGGAATTGGGATGTGTTTAATACGAATTTCAGTCGCAAAGTCGCGTTAGCCACTTATCTTTATCACACAACACGCTTTCAGGAGCAACGACGCGCTGTGCTCTTGGGCGAACAGTGGGATCGCTTTCTATATGCGAAGCTGCAGCGCAGCAATTTCAATTTACCACGCTTACTCTCCACATATGCAAAAACTGACTTGGACCCGGCAAATCTTACGGAAATTTATGCGATAGACAAGTTCGTCGAGGGAAATTTTTATGGCAATTTGGTTACTTTGCGTCGTCGCCAACTgcgaaatacatttttcaccgCCTACATCGACCCCGAAGACTACAATCATCCCATTTATTTTCTGCGACATTTCCTGCATTTCACCATTTTGACCTTGCAACGCCCGTTGTTCCATTATTTCGCCACAATGGGTTTCGATTTGTGGCATAAATCTGATTTACTATACAATTCAGACGGATACTACACGTCCATGTATTGCTTGGAAAGACAATCGTTATTGCACTACGAAGATGCGCCGATATTTCAACTGCTGGGCGAATCACAAGTTGCCGATATTTTTCGGTTTTATCGCGCTTTCATCGAGTCTTTAAGGGATTACGATTTCTGGTTGGAGGGTGAGTCTTTCGCATTCGCGGAGGATTTTGTGTTGGAACATTTTCAATTGACTTCGAAACGCATTATGTTCTATGCCGTCGCGCAGTTGCATTGTGGACGAAACGATGAGTGGTTCAGCATACTGATCAATAGAAGCTTCATGAATATGCCACAATTCGCGACGGCTTTCGAGTGTGAGGCTGAAAGTCCAATGAACCCGCTGGTAAAATGCATGATCAATCACTGCGATTAA